One stretch of Armigeres subalbatus isolate Guangzhou_Male chromosome 2, GZ_Asu_2, whole genome shotgun sequence DNA includes these proteins:
- the LOC134212628 gene encoding chorion transcription factor Cf2-like isoform X1 has translation MDFEIRIPYSVASASNRITDLMTMADGSYDPMGHIQTGRQHPHSHHPAHHHHHHGSTGGGVGGGGGGGGGIPLGSSTFLQLEHLQQLHQRYQQQHLQQQQHQHQSQQPSPSSLENNNNLPAAANHNLFRSEQKKHKRKRLSAVLDKLHHNGSAVNHNNNNVGENSFKMKRSESRSSTEDSVEDVFPYSASPRISVSPLRLNESDENNMNQLQIKQEPSQYLYKQLQYMNPLAFFNYFPQTKLLYQEIARQRSHSDSDLQPLPQKLPETPTAPAEPQEPQEFPLDLSMKTSPTMLHSSPSLDSVIKQEPKLTFTPPPQPLPSIVKGDVASNNTKKSAAACYNLNVSPVVEEMPPGSDVAYMCPVCGQLFSLQDRLAKHMASRHKSRSNSTDITKSYICEVCQRSFARSDMLTRHMRLHTGVKPYSCKVCGQIFSRSDHLSTHQRTHTGEKPYKCPQCPYAACRRDMITRHMRTHTRYDAQRSGSSSGSPSGSPASMDHKPLMLPVVSLSSGASARAIKKESAFATSPGSYVIETKTES, from the coding sequence AATTCCCTATTCCGTCGCTTCGGCCAGTAACAGAATAACTGACCTAATGACTATGGCGGATGGCAGCTATGACCCAATGGGGCACATCCAGACGGGTCGTCAGCATCCTCACTCGCACCACCCGGCccatcatcaccaccaccatGGCAGTACCGGTGGTGGCGTTGGTGGCGGCGGCGGAGGTGGCGGTGGCATTCCCCTCGGTAGCAGTACATTCCTACAGCTGGAACATCTGCAGCAGCTTCATCAGCGCTACCAGCAACAACAcctgcagcagcaacagcatcaaCACCAGAGCCAGCAGCCTTCGCCTTCGAGCCTGGAGAACAACAATAATCTACCCGCGGCGGCCAACCACAATCTGTTCCGCTCAGAGCAGAAGAAACACAAGCGGAAGCGACTGTCCGCCGTGCTGGACAAGCTGCACCACAATGGCTCGGCTGTGAACCACAACAACAACAATGTCGGTGAAAATAGCTTTAAAATGAAACGCTCGGAGTCCCGCTCCAGTACCGAAGATTCCGTCGAAGACGTGTTCCCATACTCTGCTAGCCCTCGAATTAGCGTAAGTCCTCTGCGTCTGAACGAATCGGACGAGAACAACATGAATCAGCTTCAAATCAAGCAGGAACCGTCACAGTACCTCTATAAGCAGCTACAGTACATGAACCCGCTGGCATTCTTCAACTATTTCCCGCAAACCAAACTCCTGTATCAGGAGATTGCCCGACAACGGAGTCACTCCGACTCTGATCTGCAACCGTTGCCTCAGAAACTACCGGAAACTCCAACGGCGCCAGCCGAACCTCAGGAACCTCAAGAATTTCCGCTAGATCTATCCATGAAAACGTCACCGACAATGTTACACAGCTCGCCTAGTCTAGACTCTGTGATCAAGCAGGAACCGAAGTTGACCTTCACTCCGCCCCCTCAACCGCTGCCATCGATCGTCAAAGGAGACGTCGCATCCAACAACACCAAAAAGTCCGCAGCTGCCTGCTACAACCTCAACGTGTCTCCTGTGGTTGAAGAGATGCCTCCTGGTTCGGACGTTGCCTACATGTGCCCCGTTTGCGGTCAGCTGTTCTCCCTACAGGACCGCTTAGCCAAACACATGGCATCCCGGCATAAAAGCCGCTCCAACTCAACGGACATCACCAAGTCCTACATCTGTGAGGTCTGCCAGCGATCGTTCGCCCGATCGGACATGCTAACGCGCCACATGCGTCTGCACACCGGGGTAAAACCCTACTCCTGCAAGGTCTGTGGACAGATCTTCTCCCGTTCGGATCATCTGTCGACGCACCAGCGGACGCACACCGGCGAGAAACCGTACAAATGTCCGCAATGTCCGTACGCTGCCTGCCGGCGGGACATGATCACGCGCCACATGCGAACGCACACCCGCTACGACGCGCAACGCAGCGGCAGCTCCAGTGGGTCCCCGTCCGGGAGCCCCGCCTCCATGGACCACAAACCGCTGATGTTGCCGGTGGTCAGCCTCAGCTCGGGTGCCAGCGCTCGGGCCATCAAAAAGGAGTCGGCCTTCGCCACCAGTCCGGGTAGCTACGTAATCGAAACAAAGACTGAATCCTAG
- the LOC134212628 gene encoding chorion transcription factor Cf2-like isoform X2, which translates to MTMADGSYDPMGHIQTGRQHPHSHHPAHHHHHHGSTGGGVGGGGGGGGGIPLGSSTFLQLEHLQQLHQRYQQQHLQQQQHQHQSQQPSPSSLENNNNLPAAANHNLFRSEQKKHKRKRLSAVLDKLHHNGSAVNHNNNNVGENSFKMKRSESRSSTEDSVEDVFPYSASPRISVSPLRLNESDENNMNQLQIKQEPSQYLYKQLQYMNPLAFFNYFPQTKLLYQEIARQRSHSDSDLQPLPQKLPETPTAPAEPQEPQEFPLDLSMKTSPTMLHSSPSLDSVIKQEPKLTFTPPPQPLPSIVKGDVASNNTKKSAAACYNLNVSPVVEEMPPGSDVAYMCPVCGQLFSLQDRLAKHMASRHKSRSNSTDITKSYICEVCQRSFARSDMLTRHMRLHTGVKPYSCKVCGQIFSRSDHLSTHQRTHTGEKPYKCPQCPYAACRRDMITRHMRTHTRYDAQRSGSSSGSPSGSPASMDHKPLMLPVVSLSSGASARAIKKESAFATSPGSYVIETKTES; encoded by the coding sequence ATGACTATGGCGGATGGCAGCTATGACCCAATGGGGCACATCCAGACGGGTCGTCAGCATCCTCACTCGCACCACCCGGCccatcatcaccaccaccatGGCAGTACCGGTGGTGGCGTTGGTGGCGGCGGCGGAGGTGGCGGTGGCATTCCCCTCGGTAGCAGTACATTCCTACAGCTGGAACATCTGCAGCAGCTTCATCAGCGCTACCAGCAACAACAcctgcagcagcaacagcatcaaCACCAGAGCCAGCAGCCTTCGCCTTCGAGCCTGGAGAACAACAATAATCTACCCGCGGCGGCCAACCACAATCTGTTCCGCTCAGAGCAGAAGAAACACAAGCGGAAGCGACTGTCCGCCGTGCTGGACAAGCTGCACCACAATGGCTCGGCTGTGAACCACAACAACAACAATGTCGGTGAAAATAGCTTTAAAATGAAACGCTCGGAGTCCCGCTCCAGTACCGAAGATTCCGTCGAAGACGTGTTCCCATACTCTGCTAGCCCTCGAATTAGCGTAAGTCCTCTGCGTCTGAACGAATCGGACGAGAACAACATGAATCAGCTTCAAATCAAGCAGGAACCGTCACAGTACCTCTATAAGCAGCTACAGTACATGAACCCGCTGGCATTCTTCAACTATTTCCCGCAAACCAAACTCCTGTATCAGGAGATTGCCCGACAACGGAGTCACTCCGACTCTGATCTGCAACCGTTGCCTCAGAAACTACCGGAAACTCCAACGGCGCCAGCCGAACCTCAGGAACCTCAAGAATTTCCGCTAGATCTATCCATGAAAACGTCACCGACAATGTTACACAGCTCGCCTAGTCTAGACTCTGTGATCAAGCAGGAACCGAAGTTGACCTTCACTCCGCCCCCTCAACCGCTGCCATCGATCGTCAAAGGAGACGTCGCATCCAACAACACCAAAAAGTCCGCAGCTGCCTGCTACAACCTCAACGTGTCTCCTGTGGTTGAAGAGATGCCTCCTGGTTCGGACGTTGCCTACATGTGCCCCGTTTGCGGTCAGCTGTTCTCCCTACAGGACCGCTTAGCCAAACACATGGCATCCCGGCATAAAAGCCGCTCCAACTCAACGGACATCACCAAGTCCTACATCTGTGAGGTCTGCCAGCGATCGTTCGCCCGATCGGACATGCTAACGCGCCACATGCGTCTGCACACCGGGGTAAAACCCTACTCCTGCAAGGTCTGTGGACAGATCTTCTCCCGTTCGGATCATCTGTCGACGCACCAGCGGACGCACACCGGCGAGAAACCGTACAAATGTCCGCAATGTCCGTACGCTGCCTGCCGGCGGGACATGATCACGCGCCACATGCGAACGCACACCCGCTACGACGCGCAACGCAGCGGCAGCTCCAGTGGGTCCCCGTCCGGGAGCCCCGCCTCCATGGACCACAAACCGCTGATGTTGCCGGTGGTCAGCCTCAGCTCGGGTGCCAGCGCTCGGGCCATCAAAAAGGAGTCGGCCTTCGCCACCAGTCCGGGTAGCTACGTAATCGAAACAAAGACTGAATCCTAG